A stretch of DNA from Halorubrum sp. BOL3-1:
ACGCGGTCCATGATCGCGTCGCGCTCGCGGGTCCAGTTCGCCATCGCGGCGGGGCTGGTCGGGTACTCGTCGTAGTGACCGATCAGCTCGTCCGCCAGCGACTTCGTCTGGTAGAAGTTCCGGATCGTCCCCCAGTAGCCGAAGCTCTTGGCCGCGGCCTTCAGCTTCAGCCCGAAGGACATCGAGGTCGACCCCTCGTAGAGCGCCTCCGCGAGCTTCTCGCCCGGCAGCGACGCGAGCAGGCCCATCAGGTCGTCGACGTCGACCGCGGTCGAGAGGACGTTGTACACGTCGAGACCGGCGTACCGGCCGCCGAAGTGGTCCATCACGCGGGCGTTGTACCGCCAGAGGTTCTCCTCGCTCACGTCGCCGTCGGAGACCGCCTTCACCGCCTGCTCGCCCGCGTACTTGCCCGCGTACGCCGCGCCCGCGATACCGCCGCCGGTCGTCGGGTTCACGTGGCCCGCGGCGTCGCCGACCGCCATGTACCCCGGCGCGACCGCCGAGTCGTAGGGGCGTCGGGTCGGCAGCGCGGCGCCGAGCTTGTCTTTGACCTCGGCGCCCTCGAACTCGGGGCGGTCCCGGAGGTCCTGTTTCAGCGACTCGACCAGCTGCATCGGCTCCTCGTTCATCTGGAAGCCGAGTCCGGCGTTGATCTCGGTGGCGGTCCGCGGGAAGTACCAGAGGTAGCCCGCGGCGCGGTCGGTCGCCTTGAAAACGAGGGCGTCGTCCCACTCGACCGGCTCGGGCACCTCGACGACCTCGCGGTACGCCGAGCAGAACTGCGAGTACCGGACGTTCGTGTCGAACGTCGTCCCCTCGAAGTCGGCCTTGTCCTGGAGCAGCGAGAGCGACCCGGCACCGTCGATGACGATGTCCGCAGCGTAGGTGCGCGGATCACCGTTCCGAACCGCGCGCAGACCCGTGACGCGGCCGGTCTCGTCTTGGACC
This window harbors:
- a CDS encoding geranylgeranyl reductase family protein, whose translation is MDIDEYDVVVAGAGTAGCYAAATIANEGLDVVIVERKDEEEAGHIACGDALKGADAFPEAIPKSRLEPAFTNTGVDHGRFEIPQEDEVLEIPVPGELAVIDRWEYGRQVIAGAEDAGVEFHYDTVINDVVQDETGRVTGLRAVRNGDPRTYAADIVIDGAGSLSLLQDKADFEGTTFDTNVRYSQFCSAYREVVEVPEPVEWDDALVFKATDRAAGYLWYFPRTATEINAGLGFQMNEEPMQLVESLKQDLRDRPEFEGAEVKDKLGAALPTRRPYDSAVAPGYMAVGDAAGHVNPTTGGGIAGAAYAGKYAGEQAVKAVSDGDVSEENLWRYNARVMDHFGGRYAGLDVYNVLSTAVDVDDLMGLLASLPGEKLAEALYEGSTSMSFGLKLKAAAKSFGYWGTIRNFYQTKSLADELIGHYDEYPTSPAAMANWTRERDAIMDRVYETTGADPKY